The following are encoded together in the Vigna unguiculata cultivar IT97K-499-35 chromosome 2, ASM411807v1, whole genome shotgun sequence genome:
- the LOC114169678 gene encoding putative disease resistance protein RGA3, protein MKHTISHTFLSCDSETTCKMAEAVLKSVLGSLASPAVAELKPFLCFRREKEKLESMFTAIKATLEDAEEKQFSDRAIKDWVGKLKDAAYELDDILDEFAYEQMRLEEEESEEVKCCISEMVLRSSLASFHPMNLYFRYNIVRRMNIVSERLDQIASEKNQLHLTSTIQEETRGVPEWRQTFSFITEPKVYGREQDIKKIVEFLAGAASRPENLPVYPIVGQGGLGKTTLAKLIFNHNDLKDFQLKIWVCVSEDFGLERILKAIIEAASEDVRKDLGLEATQRRLRKLLTGKRYLLVLDDVWDVMKQNWKDNWQVLRSLLDCGEKGSSVLVTTRFSNVAQIMGTIKHPHMLPELSVDYCWELFKHQAFEADEVEPEELVVIGREIVKKCGGVPLAANTIGGLLRFYRNKDKWLNILESNLLALSLNEKSIMPVLRLSYLNLPIELRQCFAYCAIFPKDERIEKQYLIEFWMANGLISSDGRLDAEDVGDEVWNELYRRSLFQDIETDEFGKVTSFKMHDLVHDLAQVVADEEVCCITAEDYAPVLFERKRIHHLSDCRWWLNSTELHQVKSLRTYIKSTATELSSDVLKCYSLRMLHVSGLEELSSSIDNLKYLSYLNLSRGRFKTLPESLCKLLNLKILKLDSCRRLQKLPDGLVRLKALQQLSLKSCRSLSRLAPYIGKLNSLRSLSMYFVGEEKGFLLAELGQLKLKRDLEIKHLERVKNINDAKESNMSSKQLNNLMLRWRTVREGELEGNDEEVLEALEPCTETLQSLRVEGYQGVRFPEWMSSPSLKKLTHLELWSCTNCIKLPVLRNLRSLKWLEITKAKYVKYVQEECYDNDVGFMRLEYLSLRNLPSLIRLSSEDGENQFPCLSALDIEDCPHFSLQGLPSLKLLRMSRNPKLKVCPGLECLPCVEDLTIESCDEVEGLQFMTGLKKLALIHLMNITLPDCFGDLPLLRELHIYGLLVDASSNKP, encoded by the coding sequence ATGAAGCATACAATTTCTCATACATTTTTATCCTGTGACTCAGAAACAACCTGCAAGATGGCTGAGGCTGTACTCAAGAGTGTGCTTGGAAGTTTGGCCTCTCCAGCTGTAGCAGAGCTGAAACCATTTCTATGTTTCAGGCGAGAAAAGGAAAAACTTGAGAGCATGTTCACTGCAATCAAGGCTACGCTTGAAGATGCGGAAGAGAAGCAATTCTCAGACAGAGCTATAAAGGATTGGGTGGGAAAGCTGAAAGATGCAGCTTACGAGCTTGATGATATTTTGGACGAGTTTGCTTATGAACAAATGCGgctggaagaagaagaaagtgaagaaGTCAAGTGTTGTATATCAGAAATGGTACTACGCTCTTCCTTAGCCTCTTTTCATCCCATGAATCTTTATTTCCGTTACAATATTGTTCGAAGAATGAATATAGTAAGTGAGAGATTAGATCAAATTGCTAGTGAAAAGAACCAGCTTCATTTGACTTCCACGATTCAAGAGGAAACCCGTGGAGTCCCTGAGTGGCGCCAAACCTTCTCATTTATCACTGAACCAAAGGTCTACGGAAGAGAgcaagatataaaaaaaattgtagagtTTTTGGCAGGTGCTGCCTCTCGTCCTGAGAATTTACCCGTCTATCCGATCGTGGGTCAAGGCGGTCTTGGAAAAACAACACTGGCAAAACTCATCTTCAATCACAATGATCTCAAAGATTTTCAGTTAAAAATTTGGGTATGTGTTTCTGAAGATTTCGGTCTCGAGAGAATATTAAAAGCTATCATCGAAGCCGCATCTGAGGACGTCCGCAAGGACTTGGGTCTGGAGGCAACGCAAAGAAGACTTAGAAAGCTGCTTACAGGAAAAAGATATTTGCTTGTTTTGGATGACGTGTGGGATGTGATGAAGCAGAATTGGAAGGATAATTGGCAGGTGCTGAGATCTTTACTGGACTGTGGGGAAAAGGGTTCTTCTGTTTTGGTCACCACTCGCTTCTCAAATGTTGCACAAATCATGGGAACAATAAAACATCCTCATATGTTACCAGAGCTATCCGTAGATTATTGCTGGGAATTGTTTAAACATCAAGCCTTTGAAGCAGACGAGGTAGAACCAGAAGAGCTTGTGGTGATAGGAAGGGAGATAGTAAAGAAGTGTGGAGGAGTGCCTCTCGCAGCAAATACAATTGGTGGTCTTCTACGCTTTTACAGAAACAAGGATAAGTGGCTCAATATTTTGGAAAGTAACCTTTTGGCGTTATCATTGAATGAAAAGTCCATAATGCCTGTCCTTAGACTAAGTTACCTGAACTTACCAATTGAACTCAGACAATGCTTTGCTTATTGTGCAATATTTCCCAAAGATGAACGCATAGAGAAgcaatatttaattgaattttggaTGGCTAATGGATTAATTTCATCAGATGGAAGGTTAGATGCTGAAGATGTTGGTGATGAAGTGTGGAATGAATTATATAGGAGATCACTTTTTCAGGATATAGAGACAGATGAATTTGGAAAAGTTACAAGTTTCAAGATGCATGATCTTGTTCATGATCTTGCCCAAGTTGTTGCTGATGAAGAGGTTTGTTGCATTACAGCTGAGGATTATGCACCtgttttatttgaaagaaaaagaatccACCATCTCTCGGATTGTCGGTGGTGGCTCAATTCAACCGAATTGCATCAAGTAAAATCTTTGAGGACTTATATAAAGAGCACAGCAACTGAACTTTCTTCTGATGTCTTGAAATGTTATTCTTTACGGATGCTTCACGTATCTGGACTTGAAGAATTATCCTCTTCAATTGATAATTTGAAATATCTAAGTTACTTAAATCTTTCTCGCGGTCGTTTCAAAACTCTTCCAGAATCCCTGTGTAAATTACTGAATTTAAAGATATTGAAATTAGATAGCTGTCGGAGGCTCCAAAAGTTGCCTGACGGTTTGGTACGCTTAAAAGCCCTGCAACAACTGTCTCTTAAATCCTGCAGGTCACTATCAAGATTGGCACCTTATATAGGAAAGTTAAATTCTCTAAGAAGTTTATCCATGTACTTTGTTGGAGAGGAAAAGGGGTTCCTTTTAGCAGAACTGGGTCAACTCAAGCTTAAAAGAGATCTTGAGATCAAACATCTGGAGAgagtgaaaaatataaatgatgcCAAAGAAAGCAATATGTCAAGTAAGCAACTGAATAACTTGATGTTGAGATGGAGGACAGTTAGAGAAGGGGAACTAGAAGGGAATGATGAGGAGGTTCTTGAAGCCCTTGAACCTTGTACAGAGACACTTCAGAGTTTGAGAGTGGAAGGGTACCAAGGTGTCCGTTTCCCAGAATGGATGTCAAGTCCTTCCTTGAAAAAGTTAACTCATCTAGAGCTGTGGTCTTGCACAAACTGTATAAAACTTCCAGTGCTGAGGAATCTGCGTTCGCTGAAGTGGCTAGAGATAACCAAGgcaaaatatgtaaaatacgTGCAGGAGGAGTGCTACGATAACGATGTAGGTTTCATGCGTCTAGAATATCTATCGCTCCGAAATCTTCCAAGTCTAATAAGGTTATCAAGTGAGGATGGGGAAAACCAGTTTCCGTGTCTTTCCGCACTTGACATTGAGGATTGTCCTCACTTTTCGTTGCAAGGGTTGCCGTCACTCAAGTTGTTAAGAATGAGCAGAAATCCTAAGTTGAAGGTGTGCCCAGGTTTGGAATGTTTACCCTGTGTTGAGGATTTGACGATTGAAAGCTGTGACGAGGTGGAAGGTTTACAATTTATGACTGGCTTGAAGAAGTTAGCATTAATTCATCTTATGAACATAACCTTGCCTGACTGTTTTGGAGACCTTCCCTTACTCCGTGAATTACACATTTATGGGTTACTTGTTGATGCGTCTTCCAACAAGCCTTAG